Proteins found in one Oryza glaberrima chromosome 4, OglaRS2, whole genome shotgun sequence genomic segment:
- the LOC127769633 gene encoding 40S ribosomal protein S11-like codes for MAEQTERAFLKQPKVFLCPKKTTKGKKPGKGGNRFWKNIGLGFKTPREAIEGTYIDKKCPFTGTVSIRGRIIAGTCHSAKMNRTIIVRRNYLHFVKKYQRYEKRHSNIPAHISPCFRVKEGDHVIIGQCRPLSKTVRFNVLKVIPAGSKSGAGKKVFTAA; via the exons ACTGAGAGGGCATTCTTGAAGCAGCCTAAGGTTTTTCTCTG TCCTAAGAAAACCACCAAGGGGAAGAAGCCTGGCAAGGGCGGGAATAGGTTCTGGAAGAACATTGGCCTTGGGTTCAAGACACCCAGGGAAGCCATCGAAG GAACCTACATTGACAAGAAATGCCCATTCACTGGTACTGTATCAATTAGGGGTCGTATCATAGCTGGAACATGCCATAGTGCTAAGATGAACAGGACCATTATTGTTCGGAGGAATTATCTGCACTTTGTCAAGAAGTACCAGAG GTACGAGAAGAGGCACTCCAATATTCCTGCTCACATTTCACCGTGCTTCCGTGTTAAGGAAGGAGATCACGTGATCATTGGCCAGTGCAG GCCACTGTCAAAGACCGTGAGGTTCAATGTGCTGAAGGTCATTCCGGCAGGGTCAAAGAGTGGTGCAGGGAAGAAGGTTTTCACAGCCGCTTAA